A section of the Felis catus isolate Fca126 chromosome B2, F.catus_Fca126_mat1.0, whole genome shotgun sequence genome encodes:
- the PRRC2A gene encoding protein PRRC2A isoform X4 codes for MTLSAFCQVAGRHQQTAYTGSDASTAQPPESQPLPASQTPASNQQKRPPAAPENAPSVPSGVKSWAQASVTHGAHGDGGRASSLLSRFSREEFPTLQAAGDQDKAAKERESAEQSSGPGPSLRPQNSTTWRDGGGRGPDELEGPDSKLHHSHDPRGALQPSGPPQFPPYRGMMPPFMYPPYLPFPPPYGPQGPYRYPTPDGPSRFPRVAGPRGSGPPMRLVEPVGRPSILKEDNLKEFDQLDQENDDGWAGAHEEVDYTEKLKFSDEEDGRDSDEEGAEGHKESQSAAGEERPPEADGKKGNSPGSEPPPPKTAWAETSRPPETEPGPPAPKPPPPPPHRGPAGNWGPPGDYPDRGGPPCKPPAPEDEDEAWRQRRKQSSSEISLAVERARRRREEEERRMQEERRAACAEKLKRLDEKFGAPDKRLKAEPAVPPSAPPAPAPPPAVPKELSAPPVPPPAPAPTPEKEPEEPAQAPPAQSTPTTGVAPAPTLVSGGGSTSSTSSGSFEASPVEPQLSSKEGSEQPEEVPSPATTPAPKVEPKGDGVGPSRQPPSQGLGYPKYQKSLPPRFQRQQQEQLLKQQQQQQWQQHQQGSAPPAPVPPSPPQPVTMGAVPAPQAPPPPPKALYPGALGRPPPMPPMNFDPRWMMIPPYVDPRLLQGRPPLDFYPPGVHPTGLVPRERSDSGGSSSEPFERHAPPLLRDRGTPPVDPKLAWVGDVFTTTPTDPRPLTSPLRQAADEDDKGMRSETPPVPPPPPYLASYPGFPENGATGPPIPRFPLDEPAPAGPRPLPWPPGNDEATKIQAPPPKKETPKEETPQLTGPEANRKPTRGVGGQGPPPPRRESRTETRWGPRPGSSRRGIPPEEPGAPPRRAGPIKKPLPPTKAEELPPKPLEQCDESPKVPKPDILKTAKGKIGVPKETPPSGNLSPAPRLRRDYSYERVGPTSCRGRGRGEYFARGRGFRGTYGGRGRGARSREFRSYREFRGDDGRGGSAGGPSHPPAPRGRTASETRSEGSEYEEIPKRRRQRGSETGSETHESDLAPSDKEAPPPKEGVLTQVPLAPPPSGAPPSPAPARFSTARGGRVFTPRGVPSRRGRGGGRPPPPICPGWSPPTKSLAPKKPPTAPLPPSKEPLKEKLITGPLSPIARGGSSGGSNVGMGVEDGERPRRRRHGRAQQQDKPPRFRRLKQERENAARGTEGKPSSLALPAPASGVEETLTTVSMPPPPRRAAAKSPDLSNQNSDQANEEWETASESSDFASERRGDKEAPPPALLAPKAVGTPGGSGGGTGPGISTMSRGDLSQRAKDLSKRSFSSQRPGMERQNRRPGPGSKAGSGGSSSGGGGGPGGRTGPGRGDKRSWPSPKNRSRPEERPPGLPLPPPPPSSSAVFRLDQVIHSNPAGIQQALAQLSSRQGSAAAPGGHPRPKPGPPQTPQGPSPRPPTRYDPQRANNSVGSDPHFEEPGLMVRGVGGTPRDSAGVNPFPPKRRERPPRKPELLQEESLPQSHSSGFLGPKPEGPGPQGECREAGTEALTPHIWNRLHTAASRKSYRPGSMEPWMEPLSPFEDVAGTEMSQSDSGVDLSGDSQVSSGPCSQRSSPDGGLKGAAEGPPKRPGDPSPLNAVPGEGSPGSESSEPPRRRPPAPLDGDRKELPREQPLPPGPIGTERLQRSDRGPEPGSLRPSHRSGPPVQFGTSDQDSDLRLVVGDSLKAEKELASVTEAIPVSRDWELLPSASASAEPQSKNLGPGHCGPEPSSSGQRLYPEVFYGSPGPPNSQVSGGAIDSQLHPNNGGFRPGTPSLHPYRSQPLYLPPGPAPPSALLSGVAVKGQFLDFSALQATELGKLPAGGILYPPPSFLYSPAFCPSPLPDPPLLQVRQDLPSPSDFYSTPLQPGGQSGFLPSGAPAQQMLLPMVDSQLPVVNFGSLPPAPPPAPPPLSLLPVGPALQPPSLAVRPPPAPATRVLPSPARPFPPSLGRAELHPVELKPFQDYRKLSSNLGGPGSSRTPPAGRSFSGLNSRLKAPPSTYSGVFRTQRIDLYQQASPPDALRWMPKPWERTGPPSREGPSRRAEEPGSRGDKDPGLPPPR; via the exons ATGACACTTTCAGCTTTCTGTCAGGTAGCAGGAAGGCATCAACAGACAGCCTACACAGG TTCCGATGCCTCAACCGCTCAGCCGCCGGAATCGCAGCCACTGCCGGCTTCACAGACGCCTGCCTCCAACCAACAGAAACGACCCCCAGCAGCCCCCGAG AACGCTCCTTCGGTTCCAAGCGGGGTAAAGTCCTGGGCACAAGCCAGCGTCACCCATGGAGCACATGGAGATG GTGGAAGGGCATCAAGCCTACTGTCACGATTCTCTCGCGAGGAATTTCCGACCCTGCAGGCGGCTGGCGACCAGGACAAGGCTGCCAAGGAAAGGGAGTCTGCCGAACAGTCGTCTGGGCCCGGACCAAGCCTCCGCCCCCAAA atTCTACAACTTGGAGGGACGGAGGTGGGCGTGGCCCTGATGAGCTGGAGGGCCCAGACTCCAAACTTCATCACAGCCATGATCCCCGGGGGGCGCTACAGCCTTCAGGCCCACCCCAGTTCCCTCCATACCGCGGAATGATGCCGCCCTTT ATGTATCCCCCGTATCTCCCGTTCCCTCCGCCCTATGGACCCCAGGGGCCTTACCGATATCCTACTCCTGATGGGCCCAG CCGTTTCCCTCGTGTGGCGGGCCCTCGGGGCTCAGGGCCGCCGATGCGCCTTGTAGAACCTGTGGGTCGGCCTTCGATTCTTAAAGAGGATAATCTCAAAGAGTTTGACCAGTTGGACCAGGAGAATGATGATGGTTGGGCAG GGGCCCATGAAGAGGTTGACTACACTGAAAAGCTCAAGTTCAGTGATGAGGAAGATGGGCGAGACTCTGATGAGGAGGGAGCTGAGGGCCA CAAGGAGTCCCAATCAGCTGCTGGTGAGGAACGGCCCCCTGAAGCAGATGGCAAAAAGGGCAACTCCCCCGGCAGCGAACCGCCCCCTCCCAAGACGGCCTGGGCAGAGACCTCTCGGCCTCCAGAGACAGAGCCGGGGCCTCCTGCCCCaaagcctcccccacccccacctcaccgGGGCCCCGCCGGGAACTGGGGCCCCCCTGGGGACTACCCA GATCGGGGGGGGCCTCCCTGCAAGCCCCCAGCACCCGAAGACGAGGATGAGGCCTGGCGGCAGCGGCGAAAACAATCTTCATCAGAGATCTCCTTGGCTGTGGAGCGGGCCCGGCGACGCCGAGAAGAGGAAGAGCGCCGCATGCAGGAGGAACGCCGGGCAGCCTGTGCCGAAAAGCTCAAGCGACTTGATGAGAAGTTTGGGGCGCCCGACAAGCGGCTCAAAGCAGAGCCTGCTGTCCcaccttctgcccctcctgccccggcTCCACCACCTGCAGTCCCCAAAGAACTCTCTGCGCCTCCAGTTCCTCCACCAGCACCAGCCCCAACACCAGAAAAAGAACCAGAAGAGCCGGCCCAGGCCCCTCCTGCCCAGTCCACCCCCACTACAGGTGTGGCTCCAGCTCCCACCCTGGTGAGTGGTGGTGGCAGTACCAGTAGCACCAGCAGTGGCAGCTTCGAAGCCAGCCCAG TGGAACCCCAGCTGTCCTCAAAAGAGGGTTCTGAACAACCAGAAGAGGTTCCTTCTCCTGCCACAACCCCTGCCCCGAAGGTGGAACCCAAGGGTGATGGGGTTGGTCCCAGCCGACAGCCCCCCAGCCAGGGCTTGGGCTACCCCAAATATCAGAAGTCATTGCCACCTCGTTTCCAGCGGCAGCAGCAG GAGCAGCTTTTGAagcaacagcaacagcagcagtggcagcagcaTCAACAGGGTTCTGCCCCACCCGCTCCGGTACCACCATCACCGCCCCAGCCTGTGACCATGGGGGCTGTGCCAGCTCCACAggctccgcccccaccccccaaggccCTGTACCCAGGTGCTCTGGGCCGGCCCCCACCCATGCCCCCAATGAACTTTGATCCCCGGTGGATGATGATTCCTCCTTATGTGGACCCCCGGCTCCTCCAGGGCCGGCCCCCTCTGGACTTCTACCCTCCTGGTGTGCATCCCACTG GCTTAGTTCCCCGGGAGCGCTCAGACAGTGGGGGTTCAAGCTCAGAGCCGTTCGAGCGCCATGCACCTCCCCTGTTGCGGGATCGGGGCACCCCACCAGTGGATCCAAAGTTGGCCTGGGTAGGAGATGTCTTCACCACCACGCCCACTGACCCCCGCCCGCTCACCTCCCCGCTGCGCCAGGCGGCTGATGAGGATGACAAGGGGATGAG GAGTGAGACCCCTCCAGTACCTCCCCCACCACCCTATTTGGCCAGTTATCCAGGCTTTCCTGAGAATGGAGCCACTGGGCCCCCGATTCCTCGCTTCCCTCTGGATGAACCAGCTCCTGCAGGGCCCCGTCCACTCCCTTGGCCCCCAGGCAATGATGAAGCCACCAAAATACAAGCTCCCCCGCCGAAGAAGGAAACCCCCAAGGAGGAGACTCCACAACTGACGGGGCCAGAAGCCAACCGAAAGCCTACCCGAGGAGTTGGAGGCCAAGGCCCCCCTCCACCTCGCAGAGAGAGCCGCACTGAGACCCGCTGGGGTCCTCGCCCAGGCAGTAGTCGTCGTGGGATCCCTCCAGAGGAACCAGGGGCCCCTCCCCGCCGTGCTGGGCCTATAAAGAAACCCCTGCCACCTACGAAAGCTGAAGAGCTCCCTCCCAAACCCCTGGAACAGTGTGATGAAAGCCCCAAGGTTCCAAAGCCAGACATCCTCAAGACGGCAAAGGGGAAGATAGGGGTCCCCAAGGAGACCCCACCCAGTGGGAATCTTTCCCCTGCCCCAAGGCTTCGGAGGGATTACTCCTATGAAAGAGTGGGTCCTACCTCTTGCCGGGGCCGGGGCCGAGGCGAGTATTTTGCCAGAGGGAGGGGTTTTCGGGGCACCTatgggggccgggggcggggagccCGAAGCCGAGAGTTCCGCAGTTACCGAGAGTTCCGAGGAGATGACGGGCGTGGAGGTAGTGCAGGTGGACCCAGCCATCCCCCTGCTCCCAGAGGCCGCACTGCCAGCGAGACGCGAAGTGAGGGTTCGGAGTATGAAGAAATCCCCAAACGGCGCCGGCAGCGGGGCTCAGAAACGGGTAGTGAGACCCATGAGAGCGATCTGGCCCCCTCAGACAAGGAGGCTCCTCCACCCAAGGAAGGAGTGCTCACCCAGGTTCCTCTTGCTCCTCCACCATCGGGAGCCCCTCCTTCACCAGCCCCAGCCCGATTTTCCACCGCCCGTGGTGGGCGCGTCTTCACTCCCAGGGGAGTGCCGTCACGCCGGGGTCGAGGAGGTGGGCGGCCCCCTCCGCCCATTTGTCCAGGCTGGAGCCCTCCGACCAAGTCCCTGGCCCCCAAGAAGCCTCCGACAGCTCCTTTGCCACCGAGTAAGGAGCCTTTGAAAGAGAAGCTGATCACAGGGCCTCTGTCCCCCATAGCCCggggaggcagcagtggaggcagCAACGTGGGCATGGGTGTGGAAGATGGGGAGCGGCCCCGACGGAGGAGGCACGGGAGGGCTCAGCAGCAGGACAAACCGCCTCGGTTCAGGAGGCTGAAACAGGAACGGGAGAATGCGGCCAGAGGGACTGAGGGCAAGCCCTCTTCCCTAGCCCttccagcccctgcctctggaGTGGAGGAGACACTCACGACAGTTtccatgcccccaccccctcgccgGGCAGCTGCCAAGTCTCCCGATCTGTCAAACCAGAACTCTGATCAAGCCAACGAGGAATGGGAGACTGCATCAGAGAGCAGTGACTTTGCCAGTGAGCGCAGGGGGGACAAAGAGGCTCCCCCGCCAGCATTGCTGGCCCCCAAAGCTGTGGGAACTCCCGGGGGCAGTGGAGGCGGAACCGGACCAGGCATTTCAACCATGTCCCGTGGAGATTTAAGCCAGAGAGCCAAGGATTTGAGCAAGAGGAGCTTCTCAAGTCAGCGGCCTGGCATGGAAAGGCAGAACCGGCGCCCAGGCCctggcagcaaggctggcagcgGTGGCAGCAgcagtggaggaggtgggggaccTGGAGGGAGGACTGGCCCAGGGCGAGGAGACAAGAGGAGCTGGCCCTCTCCCAAGAACCGAAG CAGACCTGAGGAGCGTCCCCCAGggcttcctctgcctcccccgccTCCCAGCAGCTCGGCTGTCTTCCGCCTGGACCAGGTTATCCACAGCAACCCTGCTGGCATCCAACAGGCTCTGGCCCAACTCAGCAGCCGCCAAGGGAGTGCAGCTGCACCAGGGGGGCACCCAAGGCCCAAGCCTGGGCCTCCCCAAAccccccagggcccctcccctcGGCCCCCAACTCGATATGACCCTCAGAGGGCCAACAACAGCGTCGGTTCGG ACCCCCACTTCGAGGAGCCAGGGCTGATGGTGAGGGGGGTGGGCGGAACTCCCCGGGACTCTGCCGGGGTTAATCCCTTCCCCCCGAAACGGCGGGAGCGGCCTCCCAGAAAACCGGAGCTGCTGCAGGAG GAATCTTTGCCGCAGTCTCATAGTTCTGGATTTTTGGGCCCCAAGCCTGAGGGCCCAGGCCCTCAGGGAGAgtgcagagaggcagggacagaggcccTGACTCCTCACATCTGGAACCGTTTACATACTG CCGCTAGCCGGAAGAGTTACCGGCCTGGCTCCATGGAGCCCTGGATGGAACCCTTGAGCCCTTTTGAGGATGTTGCTGGAACAGAG ATGAGTCAGTCTGACAGTGGGGTGGACCTGAGTGGGGATTCTCAGGTGTCATCAGGTCCCTGCAGCCAGCGAAGTTCCCCTGATGGAGGACTCaagggggcagcagaggggccTCCCAAGCGGCCTGGAGACCCCTCACCCCTGAATGCTGTTCCTGGTGAGGGTTCACCTGGCTCTGAATCCTCTGAACCTCCTAGGAGACGGCCACCTGCTCCCCTTGATGGGGACAGAAAG GAGCTGCCCCGGGAGCAGCCTTTGCCCCCTGGCCCCATTGGCACAGAACGGTTGCAGCGTTCGGACCGAGGCCCAGAGCCCGGCTCCCTCCGGCCGTCCCATCGATCTGGGCCCCCGGTCCAGTTTGGCACCAGTGACCAG GACTCGGACTTGCGCCTAGTGGTAGGAGACAGtttaaaagcagagaaggagTTAGCATCAGTCACTGAG GCCATCCCTGTATCCCGAGATTGGGAGTTACTCCCCAGTGCTTCTGCCTCAGCTGAGCCACAATCCAAGAACCTGGGTCCTGGGCACTGTGGCCCAGAGCCCAGTTCCTCAGGCCAGCGTTTGTACCCTGAGGTCTTCTATGGCAGCCCTGGGCCTCCCAATTCTCAG GTCTCGGGGGGAGCCATAGACTCTCAGTTACATCCCAACAATGGAGGCTTCCGCCCTGGGACACCCTCACTTCACCCTTACAG aTCACAGCCCCTGTACCTCCCCCCGGGCCCAGCGCCCCCCTCGGCACTGCTTTCTGGGGTAGCTGTCAAGGGCCAGTTTTTGGATTTCTCCGCACTGCAAGCAACAGAGCTGGGGAAGCTGCCAGCTGGGGGAATCCTCTAccctccaccttccttcctctACTCTCCAGCTTTCTGCCCCAGCCCTTTGCCCGACCCACCCTTGCTTCAG GTGCGCCAGGATCTGCCATCCCCCTCAGATTTTTATTCTACTCCTCTGCAACCTGGTGGCCAAAGTGGGTTCCTCCCCTCAGGGGCCCCTGCCCAACAG ATGCTTCTACCCATGGTGGACTCACAGCTGCCTGTGGTGAACTTTGGCTCCCTGCCACCAGCGCCACCTCCTGCCCCACCGCCCCTTTCTCTGTTACCTGTGGGCCCTGCTCTGCAGCCCCCCAGCCTGGCTGTGCGGCCCCCACCTGCTCCTGCTACTCGGGTGCTGCCTTCACCTGCCAGACCCTTCCCCCCTAGCTTGGGGCGAGCCGAG ctgcACCCAGTGGAACTAAAGCCCTTCCAGGATTATCGGAAATTG